The genomic interval TAAGTCACAATTTCTTTTGAAACATTTAGTAGAATCAGAAACTGATTTTACATATTACCCTATCGATATTTCTGAAAATGTAATTGAATTGCTGGAAACCGAGCTGCCTAAGAAAATCCCGGGACTGAAAGTAACAGGACTTAATGGTGAATATTTTGATATGATAAAAGAAGTAAATAATTTATCGCAAAGGAAAAAAATATATTTATTTCTTGGTTCGAATATCGGCAACTTTACTGTAGATAAAGCAAAAGATTTTCTTACTCTGCTGCATGAACACATTTCTCCCGGTGACTTAATGCTGATTGGCTTCGATTTAAAAAAAGATCCGCAGCAGATTTTAGCAGCTTATAATGATTTGCAGGGTGTAACAAAAGAATTTAATCTTAATTTATTAAGGCGAATCAACAGAGAGCTTGGCGGCAATTTTGATATTGAACAATTTGAACATTCTCCGTCATATAATGAAGATACAGGAGAGTGTAACAGTTTCCTGAGAAGTAAAATTGACCAAAGAGTTAAAATAGGCGATGAAAACGAAATAACATTTCAAGAGAACGAACTTATTCATCTTGAGATTTCACAAAAATATTCTATTGAAGAAATTAATTCACTTATACATCAATCCGGCTTCAAATCCGTTATTAATTTTTACGACAGTAGAGAATGGTTCATTGATGCAATAATTGAAAACAAATAAGGCCATTGGTAAATCAGATGGTATGAAATTAAGCCATTTATACTCACAAATGATTTGAAATCTGGAATTGAAATAAACCATTTTCATCATAAGAAAGCCCGATATATAATAATATACCGGGTTTTCATTTTTTATAAACTGATTTTAAATGTAACTTATTCCATTAGAACCATCTTCATTTTCTTTGTAAATGTTTTCTTTCCCATTTTGAAAAGATGGAAATGCAAATGTAAGTAAAGCTTATTAAAATAAACGAGAAAATTTATTTTTAATACTAAAATCTACTGTGATATCTTCTATAAAAATTTTATAAAACATTTATTGGATATTTTCTTTCCCTAACATACAATAAATAAATTTGTTACTTTAATATAACCCTTTCTTATAGTGCAACTCTTATATGATTTATTATATGTCATAAAGAAATTGTTGTGTATTATTCAGTATTTCTCTTATCATGAATTTATTTGATGCATTTACCTGGCTGCTTGTACTTTCCGCATTATTCGGATATATCAACCATAAATTTTTAAAACTTCCTTATACAATAGGGCTTATGATTCTATCACTCGTAAGTTCTCTTGTTCTGGTAGTAATTGGTTTTTATAATCCTGAATATTTAGATACTGCAATAAATGCTGTTAACAGTCTGGACTTCTCAAAAATTCTTCTGAGAATGATGCTGAGCTTTATGCTATTCGCAGGAGCAATTCATATTGATGTTAAAATCCTGGATAAAGAAAAATTTCCCTTAATAATATTTTCTACAGTAGGAGTTATTCTCTCGACATTTATCATTGGTACATTAATGTATTATCTTTTGATGCTATTCAGTCTGAATGTGAATTTTATTTACTGTCTGTTATTCGGCGCTCTGATTTCTCCAACTGATCCTATAGCTATATTGGGAATATTAAAGAGTGTTAATATCCCTAAATCGCTCGAAATGAAAATCACGGGTGAATCTTTATTTAATGACGGAGTAGCTGTAGTAGTTTTTCTTACAATTTTTTGAAATTACACAGTCAGGTATTGAGCAGGCAAGCTTTTCTAATATAATGGGATTATTAATGCAGGAAGCGGGCGGAGGAATGTTGTTCGGCGTACTGTTAGGCTATTCAGGATATTTACTCCTCAAGTCAATTGATAATTACAAAGTTGAAGTAATGATTACACTTGCAATGGTAATGGGCGGCTATTCACTGGCGCACAGCCTTCATGTTTCAGGGCCATTGGCTATGGTAGTTGCCGGAATCATTATCGGCAACAGAGGTAAGAAGTATGCAATGTCAGATGTAACAAAGGAATACCTTGATAAATTCTGGGAGCTAATAGATGAAATATTGAATGCAATTTTATTTATTTTGATAGGACTTGAAATCTTAATAGTCAAAAAAGAATTAAACTATATAGAGATAGGCTTAATTTCCGTATTGCTCATTTTGCTATCCAGATATGCTTCTTTATGGATTTCAACATTAATAATGAAATTTAAAATATCTCTTCCTAAAAAGACTATTTGGGTGCTTACATGGGGCGGACTACGAGGCGGCATTTCAGTTGCCCTTGCCCTGTCCTTAAATGAAAGTATGCATAAAGATTTGTTTGTTACGATTACATATGTAGTTGTATTATTTTCAATTATTGTTCAGGGTTTAACTATGGGTAAATTTGTAAAGAAACTAAATCTTCTAAAATAAAGTTTATACATTTTTCCCTTCTCATTTTATAATCGAAACATTTTTTCGATTTTTTTTAATTTGCTAAATTATTTTTTTTACTTACCTGATTTAAAATTATGAGAAAAAAAATTGCAGAAGAAACAACTATATTCTTATCTGTTATAAAATGGGTAGTTATTTCAACATTTACAGGAGCAATTGTCGGAGCATTTACAACTTTATTTTTAAAACTTCTTAGCTGGAGCATTCTGGAATTGAAGGTTGTTCCTTACTACTTCTTATTAATTCCACCTGTATTTTTTCTTTGCTATGTAACTATAAAAAAACTTGCTCCTGATGCTATGGGGCATGGTACGGAAAAGGTCATTGAAGCCATTCACAAAAATAACGGAAAAATAAAACTAGCTGTAGTTCCCGTAAAAATGGTTGCAACAATAATTACATTAGCGGTCGGCGGCTCTGCCGGAAAAGAAGGACCTTGCGCGCAAATTGGCGCAGGCATTTCATCATTCCTTGCAGATCTTTTCCGCTTTGATGATACTGACAGAAAAAAAATTGTTATCTGCGGTATAAGCGCAGGCTTTGCTTCAGTATTCGGAACTCCTATTGCCGGAGCAATTTTCGGAGTAGAGGTTTTAGTAGTAGGAAGTATGCTGTATGAAGTTTTACTCCCTTCTTTTGTATCAGGCATCATGGCTTTTCAGGTTTCTTCAAAACTCGGTATAACATATTTTTATCACCCGATAAGTTTTGTCCCTGTATTCTCTGAATCATTCTTTCTTATCATAGCAATTGCAGGAATATTTTTCGGTCTGTGTTCATTTCTGTTTATAGAAATTCTGGCAGTGATAGAAAATTTTTCCGAAAAACTTAGCGGCTGGAAAATTAAAAAAGAGATGCAAACAATTTTAGGAGGGATTGCAGTTGTTATCCTTACTTTTGTTTTTTCTACCAAGTATTTAGGGCTTGGCCTTGAATCAATAGAAGATCTTTTACAAGGAAGGGATATCGAATGGTATGCATTTCTCGTTAAAATGATTTTTACAAGTATTACACTTGGATATGGAGGAAGCGGCGGAATAATTACACCTATATTTTTCATAGGAGTCTCTGCAGGAAATTTATTTGCAAAGATTTGGGGATTAGACCCGGCTACATTTTCAGCAATAGGAATGGTTTCGCTTCTTGCCGGAGCAGCTAATACTCCTATTGCGGCAAGCATTATGTCTATTGAATTATTCGGACCAAAGATAGCTCCATATGCGGCAGTATCGTGTGTGATAAGTTTTTTAATGACGGGACACAGAAGTGTTTATCCCTCGCAGTTCATAGAATCGTCTAAAGTATCATCAATACGTTTACATTCTGAAAATGAAATGGAGAACATCGAATTTAGTATAAGGCCAAAGAGAGAAGGGGTATATAAAGTTTATTTGGATGTGAAAAAAAGATTTTACGATAAAAAGAAAAACAATAATTCTGAATCGGAACAATAAAAAAAAGCCCGTCTAAAACGGGCTTTCAATTTCTACACAAAATTTTTTTTAACGATTTATGCCACTGCTAAACTTCTTAAACTTAAATATTCGGAATAAAAATTTTCTTTATCAAAATTTTTCCCGTTGTCATTGAGCTGAAACAGAAGCTTTTCAAGTTCAAGTATATTCTCGTCAAAAGCTTCGGATGTTTTAGCTCTGAAATTATACATCATTCCCGGTACAGTAACAATTTGTTTTAAGTTATCTATCAGGTTTCTGAATGAATCGAATTCACCGTTTTTCAGATAAGAAACCGAAAGAGCCTTTTCTAACGGTAATGATTCATCGAGCAACTGAAGAGAATACTCAAGCAGTTCGTTGTCTTTCAGAGAGTGCACATCTATGTAGAGGTCTCTTGTAAGCAAACTGAAATCGCTAGCCTTTGCATAGCTTTTCAAAGCTGAAGAAATTTTTGTGCAAAGCTTTACTACTAAACTTCTTGCCAGTAATACCAATGTGCAAATTTCATTTGAAGTTTTAGCGGCATTGATTAATTCCTGCTGAATTGAGTCCAGCCTGGCATTAAAAACATTTACTAAAATTAAAATGTCCTGTTTCTTTGAAATCTCATGTATGTGAGAGTTAAAAAAATCGGACAATTTAATAAAAGAAACGATTTTTTTTTCTTGGTTCTTGTTCATTTAATTCTCCTTTAATTAATAAATTTAAAACGTATTCCGGTAAATTACTCAATGAGGGAATTGCAGAATATTGGGGTGAAATTGGGGTTTTGTATGGAAATTTCTATTCTGTAGAATTTACCGAAATCTTCTCTACATAATAAATATAATAAAAAAAACGTTATAAAGCAAACATTATCAGATAATTACTACATCAAATTTATTTTAATTTTTATCATTTCATGCTCTTTTTAATTATAGTAGTTTGTAAACAATAGAAATTATGAAAAACATTTTAGCTTATTTCAAATTAGATTACGAACAGGAAGAATATAAAACTGTTGTTGAAAGCATAACCAGAGGAGTTATATTCAAAGGTACAAATCTCTGGATTCTTGTCTTTGCCATATTCATCGCATCACTGGGACTGAATATGAACTCAACTGCGGTAATAATCGGTGCTATGCTTATTTCTCCCATAATGGGACCGATAATGGGACTTGGTTTAGGCACAGGAATTAATGATTTAGCTCTTGTCCGTAAAGCTCTTTCAAATTATTTTTTTGCCGCTATAGTCGGGCTTACTGCCTCAACGATTTATTTTTCTATATCTCCTCTTAATGACGCTCACTCGGAAATTCTTGCCCGCACGACTCCGAATATTTATGATGTGTTAATTGCTTTCTTCGGAGGACTTGCCGGTATTGTTGCAACTTCTACAAAACAGAAAGGAAATGTAATTCCCGGAGTGGCAATAGCAACAGCTCTCATGCCCCCCTTATGCACTGCGGGTTACGGACTGGCAACGTTACAGTTTAATTATTTCATAGGTGCGTTTTATCTGTTTAT from Bacteroidota bacterium carries:
- a CDS encoding chloride channel protein, whose amino-acid sequence is MRKKIAEETTIFLSVIKWVVISTFTGAIVGAFTTLFLKLLSWSILELKVVPYYFLLIPPVFFLCYVTIKKLAPDAMGHGTEKVIEAIHKNNGKIKLAVVPVKMVATIITLAVGGSAGKEGPCAQIGAGISSFLADLFRFDDTDRKKIVICGISAGFASVFGTPIAGAIFGVEVLVVGSMLYEVLLPSFVSGIMAFQVSSKLGITYFYHPISFVPVFSESFFLIIAIAGIFFGLCSFLFIEILAVIENFSEKLSGWKIKKEMQTILGGIAVVILTFVFSTKYLGLGLESIEDLLQGRDIEWYAFLVKMIFTSITLGYGGSGGIITPIFFIGVSAGNLFAKIWGLDPATFSAIGMVSLLAGAANTPIAASIMSIELFGPKIAPYAAVSCVISFLMTGHRSVYPSQFIESSKVSSIRLHSENEMENIEFSIRPKREGVYKVYLDVKKRFYDKKKNNNSESEQ
- the egtD gene encoding L-histidine N(alpha)-methyltransferase; protein product: MAVYRNQTGGVIESPVTAKFYEDVIKGLTSSPKYLQSKYFYDAEGDKIFQQIMNLPEYYLTNCEQEIFSQQTKSICDIFLNHSTEFDIVELGAGDATKSQFLLKHLVESETDFTYYPIDISENVIELLETELPKKIPGLKVTGLNGEYFDMIKEVNNLSQRKKIYLFLGSNIGNFTVDKAKDFLTLLHEHISPGDLMLIGFDLKKDPQQILAAYNDLQGVTKEFNLNLLRRINRELGGNFDIEQFEHSPSYNEDTGECNSFLRSKIDQRVKIGDENEITFQENELIHLEISQKYSIEEINSLIHQSGFKSVINFYDSREWFIDAIIENK